The Cryomorphaceae bacterium DNA segment CCGGCGATAATTTCCAGCGCATTCTCAAGTGGTTCAACGTTAGTCTTGAACTGTGCATCCGAATTCTGAATAAAATCATCAGCGAAAACTTCACCCCAAACCTGAACATTTCCCTGGAAAGCACCGGCAAACTCACCTGGGTTGCCTACTGCCCCGTCAATACCAGCCGATAGACCAACTATCTCAGTAGTCGGATCAATTGGTGTTGATCCGTAAGTAGCCCTTGCCACGACTCCCATATTAGAGCCCTCATGATTTCTGGCAAGTGCAACTACTGCCCAACCATGAAAACCGACGATAGGGCCGGTATCACTTGTAACATTTCCGCTAAAGGCATTCACACCAATATTACGCCAGGCATTGAATGCTTCAAAATGGCCTCCATGATTATTTTGTCCTTCTTCCGTATTCCCTCCACGGCAGCGACCAACAACTGCAAAGTGATCTTGCCATTCCTCATCCTCATATGAGTTCTCACCGTATATAGCCATACTGAAGAATGGCCCCGATTCCAAATTACTGGCGTTGGCGTTGTTTAGCCATGACATAAACTTTGGCCGAACTCCTACATCGATACCCACACCAAAATTGCCGTACTCCATCAGCCGCATCCTTTCGGTTGCGTTGGTGCTGAACAGAATGGATTGATTGGCATCGTGGCGGATTTGGAGGGGTGCGGACGGAGTTGAATTATCCCAACCTATATATGAGCCTGGCGGTGCAAAATTAATATTGTTGCCTTCAAATGTAGCTTGGGCTATACACTGTCCAAACAATAAACTTTGCAAAATGATTGACACAAAAATTAAATTTTTCATGATGTTAAATTTTAATTAGTTTGAATTTTTGACTTTCACCATTTTCATAATCAACCACCAAAAAGTAAAGCCCCTTGGCAATATGCCCAACATCACCGAATAGTGCATAATTATCACTTGTTGTTTCTTGTGAAATCAACCGACCATCGGAACCAAAAAACCTGATAGTCTTCCGAATTCCATCGTGGTTACTGAAATTGACACTAAAATTGTCTTTGAAAGGATTGGG contains these protein-coding regions:
- a CDS encoding T9SS C-terminal target domain-containing protein — protein: MKNLIFVSIILQSLLFGQCIAQATFEGNNINFAPPGSYIGWDNSTPSAPLQIRHDANQSILFSTNATERMRLMEYGNFGVGIDVGVRPKFMSWLNNANASNLESGPFFSMAIYGENSYEDEEWQDHFAVVGRCRGGNTEEGQNNHGGHFEAFNAWRNIGVNAFSGNVTSDTGPIVGFHGWAVVALARNHEGSNMGVVARATYGSTPIDPTTEIVGLSAGIDGAVGNPGEFAGAFQGNVQVWGEVFADDFIQNSDAQFKTNVEPLENALEIIAGLEPKQYQFNVSQFPHLGFSTGTKFGMIAQEMQEVVPELVRASRMLTAYDTLGNVTAEPIDYLGVNYAGLTPILTKAIQEQQEIIESQNAVLADVLDQLSALQEQVNDCCNGTGGSKSQGQGGLMYPLDEDKKESGNILRQNTPNPFSAHTTIRYTLEQGGRVMLKIHDGNGREVAQLENAEQSAGTYTYVWDAAGLPAGLYHYTLFVDDELLVKRAIKVQD